The window GGCGGAGAAGCGCACCTCCACGTGGGGGGCCGCCTCGCGGATGTAGGCGATCACCTCTTTGGCCTCCTCAATGATCCTGGGGATGTCCCGCCCATGGGCGGCCCGGAGGTACTTGCTCGTGCCGAAGAGGAGGTCAATCCCCTGGACTCCCGTCTCCACCGCCACCTTGGCCGCGTCCAGGCGGCACTGGATGTGGGTCACCACCTTGGCCTTGAGGCCCAAGGAGGCGAGGACCTCGGCGTCCTTGCGGGACTGGGGGGAGGCCACCGGGGTGGTGACCTCAATGTACTCAATGCCGAACTCGTCCAGGGCCTTGGCGATCTCCACCTTGTCTTGGGTGGAGAAGTTCGCCTTTTCAAACTGTTCCCCTTCCCGTAAGGTGGAGTCAATAATCTTCCACTCCCGCATGCACCCCTCCCCAAAAGAAAACCGGCCCGAACCCGGGCCGGGGGATAAGAAGCCCTTGGAGGGCTACCCTACCCCCCGGCGGCCGAGTTTTTTCGCGCGGGCCAGCATCTTGCCCGTAAGGGTATACGAAACGCCGCGAGTTGTCAACGCCCAAACCGCCTCTCGCGGGCCTGGTAGCTCCTCAGGGCGCGCAGGAAGTCAATCTTGCGGAACTCGGGCCAGAGGACGTCGGCGAAGTAGAACTCGGAGTAGGCGGACTGCCAGAGGAGGAAGCCGGAAAGCCGGATCTCCCCCGAGGTGCGGATGATGAAGTCGGGGTCGGGAAGCCCGGCGGTGTAGAGGTGGCGGGCGATGTCCTCCGGGGTGAGGCCCTCGGCCACCTCCTTGGGGGAGAGGCCCCGGGCCTCCGCCTCCAAAAGGAGCCGCTTCACGGCGTCCACGATCTCCTCCCGCCCCCCGTAGCCCATGGCGATGTTGAGGAACATGCCCCGGTGCCCCTCCGTCCTCCGCTCCAGGCGCTCTATGGCCCGGACCACCTCCGGGGAAAACCCCTCCCGCCTACCGATGAAGCGCACCCGCACCTGGTGTTCCAGGATCCGGTGGTCCTCCGCCATCCGCTCGGCCTCCCGCAGGAAGAGGTTCATGAGGGTCTCCACCTCCTCCGGGGGGCGCTTGAAGTTGTCCGTGGAGAAGACCCAGACGGTCACGGTCTTGATGCCCATCTCCAGGCACCACTCCAGGACCTCGTAGGCCTTCTGCACCCCGAACTCGTGCCCCTTGGTGGGGGAAAGGCCCAAAGCGCGGGCGTAGCGGCGGTTTCCGTCCAGGATGAGGCCCAGGTGCCGGGGCATGGGGCCCCGCTTGACCTCCCTCAGGAGGCGTTTCTCGTAAAGCCAGTAGAGGGGGCGGGAAAGGGCGAGGAGGCGGCGGACCATACCCTTTCCACCCTAAGGGAGAAGGGCGGGGCGCGCTAGCGGTAGAGCTCCCGGGCGATGACGAGGCGCTGGATCTCCGAGGTGCCCTCGTAGATCTCCGTCACCTTGGCGTCCCGGTAGTACCGCTCCACCCGGTAGTCCCGGTGGTAGCCGTACCCCCCCAGGACCTGGACCGCCTCCCGGGTGACCTCCACGGCGGCGGCGCTGGCGAAGAGCTTGGCGGCGCTGGCCTCGAGGGTGAACCTCTCCCCCCGGTCCTTCTTCCTCGCGGCCTCGAGGACCAGGGCGCGGGCGGCGGCGATCTTCACGTGCATGTCGGCGATCTTGAAGGCGATGGCCTGGTGCTCCTTTAGCTTCTTCCCGAACTGCTCCCGCTCCTCGGCGTAGGCCTTGGCGATCTCAAAGGCCCCGCGGGCGATGCCCACCGCCTGGGCCGCCACCCCCACGCGCCCCGAGTCCAGGCCCGCAAGGGCATAGGCCAGGCCCCGCCCCTCCTCCCCGAGAAGGTTCTCCTCGGGGACGAAGACCTCCTCGAGGCGCACCTCGGCGGTGTGGGCCGCGTGGAGGCCCATCTTCTCCTCGGGGCGGCCGAAGGAAAGCCCTGGAGTACCCTTCTCCACCAAGAAGGCGCTGATCCCCTTCTCCGTGCGGGCCATGACCACGTAGAGGTGGGCGTGGCCAGCGGAGGTGATCCAGCTCTTGACCCCGTTCAGCACGAACCCGCCCTTGACCCGCCGCGCCTCGGCGCGGAGGCTTTTGGCGTCGGAGCCCGCCTGGGGCTCGGTGAGGCAGAAGGCCCCGATCCACTCCCCCCGGGCCAGGGGCACGAGGTAGCGCCGCTTCTGCGCCTCGCTCCCGAAGCGGAGGAGCATGTACTGGGGAAGGCCGCTGGTCACGGAGACGATGACGGCCACGCTGGGGTCGGCGGCGGCGAGCTCCTCCAGGGCCAAGGCCCAGGTCACGGAGTCCAGGCCCACCCCTCCCCACTCCTCCGGGGTGGTCATGCCGAGGAGGCCGAGCTCGGCCAGGGCCTTGAGCTGGGGCCAGGGGTACTCGGCCTTCCGGTCGTACTCGGGGGCGAGGGGGTAGAGGACCTCCCGGGCCACCCGGCGCACCGCGTCCAGAACCAGCCGTTGCTCCTGGGTGAGGGTCATCCTCCCTATCGTAACATCGCAGGTCGGCAAAAAAGCGTCACGTTTCCCCCCACCGGGGGGCGCGCTTCCCGGGAAGCCCCAGGTGGTCCAGGATGCGCTGGGTGACGAAGCCGAGGAGGTCCCTGATCTCCTTGGGGCGGTGGTAGAAACCGGGGCTTGCCGGGAGGATGGTGGCCCCGGCCTCCGCCGCCTGGACCATGGCCCTTAGGGTGGGGAGGGGCAAAGGGGTCTCCCTCAGGACGAGGACGAGGGGGCGGCGCTCCTTCAGGTGGACGTAGGCCGCCCGGGTGAGGAGGGTGTCGGCCAGGCCCGTGGCCACCTTGGCCAGGGTGGTGGCGGAGCAAGGGACGACCACCATCCCGCGGGTGGGGAAGGAGCCCGAGGCGATGGGGGCGCCCAGG of the Thermus thermophilus HB8 genome contains:
- a CDS encoding isoprenyl transferase; translation: MVRRLLALSRPLYWLYEKRLLREVKRGPMPRHLGLILDGNRRYARALGLSPTKGHEFGVQKAYEVLEWCLEMGIKTVTVWVFSTDNFKRPPEEVETLMNLFLREAERMAEDHRILEHQVRVRFIGRREGFSPEVVRAIERLERRTEGHRGMFLNIAMGYGGREEIVDAVKRLLLEAEARGLSPKEVAEGLTPEDIARHLYTAGLPDPDFIIRTSGEIRLSGFLLWQSAYSEFYFADVLWPEFRKIDFLRALRSYQARERRFGR
- a CDS encoding acyl-CoA dehydrogenase family protein gives rise to the protein MTLTQEQRLVLDAVRRVAREVLYPLAPEYDRKAEYPWPQLKALAELGLLGMTTPEEWGGVGLDSVTWALALEELAAADPSVAVIVSVTSGLPQYMLLRFGSEAQKRRYLVPLARGEWIGAFCLTEPQAGSDAKSLRAEARRVKGGFVLNGVKSWITSAGHAHLYVVMARTEKGISAFLVEKGTPGLSFGRPEEKMGLHAAHTAEVRLEEVFVPEENLLGEEGRGLAYALAGLDSGRVGVAAQAVGIARGAFEIAKAYAEEREQFGKKLKEHQAIAFKIADMHVKIAAARALVLEAARKKDRGERFTLEASAAKLFASAAAVEVTREAVQVLGGYGYHRDYRVERYYRDAKVTEIYEGTSEIQRLVIARELYR
- a CDS encoding UbiX family flavin prenyltransferase — translated: MDAPFRVVVGVSGASGMPYALDLLEALKDLAEVHLVLSQGAKRVLWEEMGLSPKDLHALAHRVYKDQDLGAPIASGSFPTRGMVVVPCSATTLAKVATGLADTLLTRAAYVHLKERRPLVLVLRETPLPLPTLRAMVQAAEAGATILPASPGFYHRPKEIRDLLGFVTQRILDHLGLPGKRAPRWGET